In the Kribbella sp. NBC_00482 genome, one interval contains:
- a CDS encoding glycosyltransferase family 2 protein, whose product MRLSLVVPCYNEVEVISRFHQALSHELEETGRPYEIVYVDDGSSDGTLEALVELAATDESVRYLSFSRNFGKEAAMLAGLRYATGDAVVIMDADLQHPPELIGRMLEEYGRGFDQVIARRNRTGDPATRTLAARAYYWLINKWADVEMMDGVGDFRLLSRRAVDGLLELNEYNRFSKGLFAWIGFESLLFEYDNVKQPADRKSRWTFRRLLEYGLDGLLSFNNKPLRMAIYVGLLLTAVAAGYAIWVIVAAILHGVEMPGYVTLIAAITGLGGLQMVMLGVIGEYIGRIYYETKKRPHYLLKQTNMDPADRIEKRPAPGGGTTRGR is encoded by the coding sequence ATGCGGTTGAGTCTGGTGGTGCCGTGTTACAACGAGGTCGAGGTGATCTCGCGGTTCCATCAGGCGCTCAGTCACGAGCTCGAGGAGACCGGGCGGCCGTACGAGATCGTGTACGTCGACGACGGCTCCTCTGATGGGACGCTCGAGGCCCTGGTCGAGTTGGCAGCGACCGACGAATCGGTCCGGTACCTGTCGTTCAGCCGGAACTTCGGCAAGGAGGCCGCGATGCTGGCCGGCCTGCGGTACGCGACCGGCGACGCCGTGGTGATCATGGACGCGGACCTGCAGCACCCGCCGGAGCTGATCGGCCGGATGCTCGAAGAGTACGGGCGCGGGTTCGACCAGGTGATCGCCCGCCGCAACCGTACCGGGGACCCGGCGACCCGGACGCTGGCGGCGCGGGCGTACTACTGGCTGATCAACAAGTGGGCCGACGTCGAGATGATGGACGGGGTCGGCGACTTCCGGCTGCTGTCCCGGCGCGCGGTCGACGGCCTGCTCGAGCTGAACGAGTACAACCGGTTCTCGAAGGGGCTGTTCGCCTGGATCGGGTTCGAGTCGCTCCTGTTCGAGTACGACAACGTTAAACAGCCGGCGGACCGGAAGAGCCGGTGGACGTTCCGGCGGCTGCTGGAGTACGGGCTGGACGGGCTGCTGTCGTTCAACAACAAGCCGCTGCGGATGGCGATCTACGTCGGCCTGCTGCTGACCGCGGTGGCCGCCGGCTACGCGATCTGGGTGATCGTGGCCGCGATCCTGCACGGGGTCGAGATGCCCGGGTACGTCACGCTGATCGCGGCGATCACGGGGCTCGGCGGACTGCAGATGGTGATGCTGGGCGTGATCGGCGAGTACATCGGCCGGATCTACTACGAGACCAAGAAGCGGCCGCACTACTTGCTGAAGCAGACCAACATGGATCCCGCGGACCGGATTGAAAAGCGACCGGCCCCGGGTGGAGGAACCACCCGGGGCCGGTAA
- a CDS encoding aminotransferase class V-fold PLP-dependent enzyme — MSIHDRYRLSVVINAKGTYTPLGVSRSSEGVAAAVAQALPEFFVMDELGDRASEAIAQVTGAQAGAVVHCTAAGITLAVAATMTGGDPRRTAALPDATDMHNRVVLPACHVVDYGHSNLQGIRLAGAQVDLAGDEDGCTIADLEAELDGPDIACLMLVSSRLTAGDPIDLVAAIRAAHRRGVPAIIDGAAQFPRIADLLATGADLVLVSGQKYLGSPTAGMAAGSWALVQALRAQEKGIGRVMKPTKEAIVGVLAALEEWQAFDRVKWEADELAKAEDFVAAVARIPGITAEVVPDPTGLQVSRVLLKVPDAKRVATELEAGTPPIYVMTERMAENELMLELIPLDPEEIATVLARLWAVLT, encoded by the coding sequence ATGAGCATCCACGATCGTTATCGGTTGAGTGTGGTGATCAACGCCAAGGGGACGTACACCCCGCTGGGGGTGTCCAGGAGCTCCGAAGGGGTGGCGGCGGCCGTCGCACAGGCACTGCCTGAGTTCTTCGTGATGGACGAGCTCGGCGACCGTGCCAGCGAAGCCATCGCACAAGTGACCGGCGCCCAAGCGGGCGCCGTTGTTCACTGCACCGCGGCCGGCATCACGCTCGCAGTCGCGGCCACCATGACGGGCGGCGACCCCCGACGTACGGCGGCGTTGCCGGACGCAACGGACATGCACAACCGCGTCGTCCTGCCGGCCTGCCACGTCGTCGACTACGGGCATTCCAACCTGCAGGGCATCCGGCTGGCCGGTGCACAGGTCGACCTGGCCGGCGACGAGGACGGTTGCACGATCGCCGACCTGGAGGCCGAGCTCGACGGGCCCGACATCGCCTGCCTGATGCTCGTGTCGTCACGGCTGACGGCGGGCGATCCGATCGATCTCGTGGCGGCGATCCGGGCCGCGCACCGTCGCGGCGTACCGGCGATCATCGACGGGGCGGCGCAGTTCCCGCGGATCGCGGACCTGCTCGCGACCGGGGCGGATCTGGTGCTGGTGAGCGGGCAGAAGTACCTCGGCTCGCCGACCGCTGGGATGGCGGCCGGGAGCTGGGCGCTCGTGCAGGCGCTGCGGGCGCAGGAGAAGGGCATCGGGCGGGTGATGAAGCCGACGAAGGAAGCGATCGTCGGCGTCCTCGCGGCACTCGAGGAGTGGCAGGCGTTCGACCGGGTGAAGTGGGAGGCGGACGAGCTCGCCAAGGCGGAAGATTTCGTCGCCGCGGTCGCGCGGATCCCCGGCATCACGGCCGAGGTGGTCCCGGACCCGACCGGCCTCCAGGTGTCGCGCGTCCTGCTGAAGGTCCCCGACGCCAAACGCGTCGCCACCGAACTCGAAGCCGGCACCCCGCCCATCTACGTGATGACCGAGCGGATGGCCGAGAACGAGCTGATGCTGGAGCTCATCCCCCTCGACCCCGAGGAGATCGCGACCGTCCTCGCCCGACTGTGGGCCGTCCTCACCTGA
- the snpA gene encoding snapalysin, producing the protein MSHRRILSSLAGLAAAALAVPALAASPSTAAPAVDSHVSTATTRAAYVGSPQDEAATKAFYDAVMKSARAKMAKQAKAGQKVAAVTVTYAVDAPTFASQISSSTQIWNSSVSNVKLVEGSNYDFYYTEGNDSRGSYASTDGHGSGYIFLDYAQSEQYDPTRITAHETGHVLGLPDHYSGPCSELMSGGGPGPSCTNAYPDSTERSKVNSLWANGFSLGKAAAFHTSR; encoded by the coding sequence ATGTCGCATCGCCGTATCCTCTCCAGCCTCGCGGGGCTCGCCGCCGCCGCGCTGGCCGTACCCGCGCTGGCAGCGTCCCCCTCGACTGCCGCGCCCGCCGTCGACTCGCACGTCTCCACCGCCACCACCCGTGCGGCGTACGTCGGCTCCCCGCAGGACGAAGCCGCCACCAAGGCGTTCTACGACGCGGTGATGAAGTCCGCCCGCGCCAAGATGGCCAAGCAGGCCAAAGCCGGCCAGAAGGTCGCCGCGGTCACCGTCACGTACGCCGTCGACGCGCCGACGTTCGCGTCCCAGATCTCGTCCAGCACGCAGATCTGGAACTCGTCGGTCAGCAACGTGAAGCTCGTCGAGGGCAGCAACTACGACTTCTACTACACCGAGGGCAACGACTCGCGTGGGTCGTACGCGTCCACCGACGGACACGGGAGCGGCTACATCTTCCTCGACTACGCGCAGTCGGAGCAGTACGACCCGACCCGGATCACCGCCCACGAGACCGGCCACGTGCTCGGTCTGCCGGACCACTACTCCGGCCCCTGCTCCGAGCTGATGTCCGGCGGCGGCCCCGGTCCGTCCTGCACGAACGCGTACCCGGACTCGACCGAACGCTCCAAGGTCAATTCGCTGTGGGCCAACGGATTCAGCCTCGGCAAGGCGGCCGCGTTCCACACGTCCAGGTAG
- a CDS encoding ABC transporter ATP-binding protein, translating into MATVSFKAATRIYPGGDTPAVDKLNLEIEDGEFMVLVGPSGCGKSTSLRMLAGLEEVNEGSIYIGDRDVTHRPPKERDIAMVFQNYALYPHMSVADNMGFALKMQGVSKEDRAKRVMEAAKLLGLEEYLDRKPKALSGGQRQRVAMGRAIVRNPQVFLMDEPLSNLDAKLRVQTRTQIAELQQRLGVTTVYVTHDQVEAMTMGDRVAVLKDGLLQQVDTPLNLYDGPKNKFVAGFIGSPAMNLLTADITDGGAKVGDYTIPIARDVLAKAGSDKTLTVGVRPEAFKVGDEGLPVKVAVVEELGADAYLYGTSEHNGEHQQIVARIDARMTVEKGSTIRLAAVPEKLHLFSTSTEERIAT; encoded by the coding sequence ATGGCTACTGTGTCGTTCAAAGCGGCAACCCGCATCTACCCCGGCGGTGACACTCCCGCCGTCGACAAGCTCAACCTCGAGATCGAGGACGGCGAGTTCATGGTGCTCGTCGGCCCGTCGGGTTGCGGCAAGTCCACCTCGCTCCGGATGCTCGCCGGCCTCGAAGAGGTCAACGAGGGCTCCATCTACATCGGCGACCGCGACGTCACACACCGTCCGCCGAAAGAGCGGGACATCGCGATGGTGTTCCAGAACTACGCGCTGTACCCGCACATGTCGGTCGCGGACAACATGGGCTTCGCGCTGAAGATGCAGGGTGTCTCCAAGGAAGACCGCGCCAAGCGCGTGATGGAGGCGGCCAAGCTGCTCGGCCTCGAGGAGTACCTGGACCGCAAGCCGAAGGCGCTGTCCGGTGGTCAGCGTCAGCGCGTCGCGATGGGTCGCGCGATCGTGCGTAACCCGCAGGTCTTCCTGATGGACGAGCCGCTGTCGAACCTCGACGCCAAGCTGCGCGTGCAGACCCGCACCCAGATCGCCGAGCTGCAGCAGCGTCTCGGCGTCACCACGGTGTACGTCACGCACGACCAGGTCGAGGCCATGACGATGGGCGACCGGGTCGCCGTCCTCAAGGACGGTCTGCTCCAGCAGGTCGACACCCCGCTGAACCTGTACGACGGCCCGAAGAACAAGTTCGTGGCCGGCTTCATCGGCTCGCCGGCGATGAACCTGCTCACCGCCGACATCACCGACGGTGGCGCCAAGGTCGGCGACTACACCATCCCGATCGCGCGCGACGTGCTGGCCAAGGCCGGCAGCGACAAGACCCTGACCGTCGGCGTGCGCCCGGAGGCCTTCAAGGTCGGCGACGAGGGCCTGCCGGTGAAGGTCGCAGTGGTCGAGGAGCTCGGCGCGGACGCGTACCTGTACGGCACGTCGGAGCACAACGGCGAGCACCAGCAGATCGTGGCCCGGATCGACGCCCGCATGACGGTCGAGAAGGGTTCGACCATCCGCCTGGCGGCCGTCCCGGAGAAGCTGCACCTGTTCTCCACCTCGACCGAGGAGCGGATCGCCACCTGA
- a CDS encoding TetR/AcrR family transcriptional regulator, which translates to MPSARGRNLTFTEEARRAQLVEVTIELVAERGYAAASLGRIAESAGITKAGVLYHFPSKQALVETAHEHVLSAMVATVGAAVDAAGPADGPAAYIRSMVGHFRERPRHVRMLIEAITSGASPTDSKARWSAVAELMSAARSARGLTGEVDVRSAALLIGGGIDAIVAESLVDPEYDASAAAELLVEVVEHGLLS; encoded by the coding sequence ATGCCTTCAGCGCGTGGCCGGAACCTGACGTTCACCGAGGAGGCTCGTCGCGCACAGCTGGTCGAGGTCACGATCGAGCTGGTCGCTGAGCGTGGGTACGCCGCGGCGTCGCTCGGGCGGATCGCGGAGAGTGCCGGAATCACAAAGGCGGGAGTGCTGTATCACTTCCCGTCGAAGCAGGCTCTGGTCGAAACTGCCCACGAGCATGTGCTGTCCGCGATGGTGGCGACGGTCGGCGCGGCAGTGGATGCGGCGGGTCCGGCGGACGGTCCGGCGGCGTACATCCGGTCGATGGTCGGGCACTTTCGGGAGCGGCCGCGGCATGTGCGGATGCTGATCGAGGCGATCACCTCGGGTGCGTCGCCGACCGACTCGAAGGCGCGTTGGTCAGCGGTCGCGGAGCTGATGTCTGCGGCGCGTTCCGCGCGTGGGCTGACGGGTGAGGTGGATGTGCGGTCGGCCGCGTTGCTGATCGGCGGCGGCATCGACGCGATCGTTGCCGAGTCGCTCGTTGATCCGGAGTACGACGCCAGCGCAGCCGCCGAGCTCCTCGTTGAAGTTGTGGAGCACGGCCTGCTGTCCTAG
- a CDS encoding LacI family DNA-binding transcriptional regulator, whose protein sequence is MSSRARLADIAAKAGVSEATVSRVLNGKPGVAEDTKQSVLTALDVLGFERPSRLRRRSAGLIGLVMPELINPIFPAFAQVIESALSQRGFTPVLCTQSPSGATEEEYVEMLLERGVSGIIFVSGLHADTGADHERYQALVERRLPVVFVNGWLPSVEAPFVSSDEYAAMEQAVTHLVALGHRRIGFASGPERFIVVQRKLAGYRTSMKAQLGVSDDDLGPMVALSMFGVEGGEAAGRQLLDAGVTGVVCGSDMMALGVIRAARQRGLSVPGDFSVVGYDDAPMMEFTDPPMTTIRQPVHAMGLAAVQSLLEEVRGHATPHTEFLFRPELVVRGSTGPVTQI, encoded by the coding sequence GTGAGCAGCAGAGCACGGCTGGCGGACATCGCGGCCAAGGCGGGGGTCAGTGAGGCGACGGTCTCGCGGGTGCTGAACGGGAAGCCGGGGGTCGCCGAGGACACGAAGCAGTCGGTCCTGACCGCCCTCGACGTACTGGGGTTCGAGCGGCCGTCGCGGTTGCGGCGCCGGTCCGCGGGTCTGATCGGGCTGGTGATGCCGGAGCTGATCAACCCGATCTTCCCGGCGTTCGCCCAGGTGATCGAGTCGGCGTTGTCGCAGCGCGGGTTCACCCCGGTGCTGTGCACACAGTCACCGTCCGGCGCGACCGAGGAGGAGTACGTCGAGATGCTGCTCGAGCGCGGCGTCTCCGGGATCATCTTCGTGTCCGGCCTGCACGCGGACACCGGCGCGGACCACGAGCGCTACCAGGCCCTGGTCGAGCGCCGGCTGCCGGTGGTGTTCGTGAACGGTTGGCTGCCGTCGGTCGAGGCGCCGTTCGTGTCGTCGGACGAGTACGCCGCGATGGAGCAGGCGGTCACGCATCTGGTGGCCCTCGGGCACCGCCGGATCGGTTTCGCGTCCGGACCTGAGCGGTTCATCGTCGTGCAGCGGAAGCTGGCCGGGTACCGGACCTCGATGAAGGCTCAGCTCGGGGTGTCCGACGACGATCTGGGCCCGATGGTTGCCTTGAGCATGTTCGGCGTGGAGGGCGGCGAGGCGGCCGGCCGACAGTTGCTGGACGCCGGGGTCACCGGGGTTGTCTGCGGCTCCGACATGATGGCGCTCGGCGTCATCCGTGCCGCCCGGCAGCGCGGCCTCTCGGTTCCCGGTGACTTCTCGGTGGTCGGGTACGACGACGCGCCGATGATGGAGTTCACCGACCCGCCGATGACGACGATCCGCCAGCCTGTGCACGCGATGGGGCTGGCCGCGGTCCAATCCCTGCTGGAAGAGGTCCGCGGCCACGCCACACCGCATACCGAGTTCCTGTTCCGCCCGGAACTCGTCGTCCGCGGCTCGACCGGCCCGGTCACGCAGATCTGA
- a CDS encoding alpha/beta fold hydrolase: MPKNPRRRRRLLIALCIVGAVVAATAFMLRTPSPVGHWTSAAGYEDYRSKYDAAMQDLPTPTAVRDVRTDYGVVRVYQYAGAKGGLHPLVLLPGTSSGTPVWADNLKSLLAITDVYAIDLLGEPGMSIQSKPITSDEDKAAWLDQTLAALPEQRFNLLGLSIGGWTAMNLAVRRPDRIATVTTLDAPFVYDDLPLKTVIRSIPAAVKWLPRSWRDSFNSYTAGGAPVEHVPVADMIEAGMKNYTMKLPQPQRITESQLAALPMPVLAIIAGRSVMHDPPKARSTADRALRTKTVVVYPDASHAVNGEYPDRIADDLRTFLAAQDR, from the coding sequence ATGCCTAAGAATCCTCGGCGTCGCCGGCGCCTGCTGATCGCCCTCTGCATCGTCGGGGCGGTCGTCGCCGCGACGGCGTTCATGCTCCGCACGCCGTCTCCGGTCGGTCACTGGACCAGTGCGGCCGGCTACGAGGACTACCGCTCCAAGTACGACGCTGCGATGCAGGACCTGCCCACCCCCACCGCGGTCCGGGACGTCCGCACGGACTACGGCGTCGTCCGCGTCTACCAGTACGCCGGCGCCAAGGGCGGTTTGCACCCGCTTGTCCTGCTGCCCGGCACCTCGTCCGGAACGCCGGTCTGGGCCGACAACCTGAAGTCCCTGCTCGCGATCACCGACGTCTACGCGATCGACCTGCTCGGCGAGCCCGGGATGAGCATCCAGAGCAAACCGATCACCTCCGACGAGGACAAGGCGGCCTGGCTCGACCAGACCCTGGCGGCACTGCCGGAGCAGCGGTTCAACCTGCTCGGACTCTCGATCGGCGGCTGGACCGCGATGAATCTCGCCGTACGCCGGCCGGACCGGATCGCCACGGTCACCACCTTGGACGCGCCCTTCGTGTACGACGACCTGCCGCTGAAGACCGTGATTCGTTCCATACCGGCCGCGGTGAAGTGGCTGCCGCGGTCCTGGCGGGACAGCTTCAACTCGTACACCGCGGGCGGCGCACCTGTGGAGCACGTCCCGGTCGCCGACATGATCGAGGCCGGCATGAAGAACTACACAATGAAGCTGCCACAGCCGCAGCGCATCACCGAGTCACAGCTGGCCGCGCTGCCGATGCCGGTCCTCGCGATCATCGCCGGGCGCTCGGTGATGCACGACCCACCGAAGGCCCGCAGTACGGCGGACCGCGCGCTCCGGACGAAGACCGTCGTGGTCTATCCGGACGCGTCGCACGCGGTCAACGGCGAGTACCCCGACCGGATCGCCGATGATCTGCGGACGTTCCTCGCGGCGCAGGACCGCTGA
- a CDS encoding DEAD/DEAH box helicase — MTQHDPESADGRIKKPRHKKYQNQSYGERLAADASYAAPRTESAPVKGYRSEQPRTDRGQRSTDRNRDDRSYNRDDRSGARNSRDDRPAVRRDDRAQDSRPRYNRDDRPQYNRDDRSSSNRGERPSYNNRDERPSYNRDDRSQGNRDERPRFNDRPSSNRDERPQYNRDDHASSNRGERPSYNRDNRSQGNRDERPQYNRDDRSSSNRGDRPSYNRDDRSQGNRDERPRFNRDDRPSYNRDERPSYNRDDRSSYRRDDRSQGERTERPQYNRDERPRFNRDERPQYNNDRPRFERDDKSYRRDERVNNRDDRRSERAEQPVDLGTVAEDNQFAALGLAPRLVQRLARDGITTPFPIQAATIPDALSGKDVLGRGQTGSGKTLGFGLPTLMRLSGGHTESRRPRGMILVPTRELAMQVHDALEPLAHVMNVSLKLIAGGLPYPKQIDALRRGVDLLIATPGRLIDLCEQGAADLGAVEVAVLDEADHMCDMGFMPAVTTLLDMTPAEGQRLLFSATLDNDVDKIVRTYLKDPVQHSTESGQASVSTMEHHLLVIEPAHKQSLTAELASRDGRTIVFVRTKLGADRIATQLRDRGVMAAALHGGLTQGMRNRTLDQFKDGSVPVLVATDVAARGIHVDDVGLVVQADPPAEHKDYLHRAGRTARAGGKGAVVTLLLPHQRRGMIRMAESAGVKADPVRARPGDELVTELTGGSKPSGYPVKLPAPKPQRFNKGGGGKRYGSTRPGRGHDSRGSNGPRRGGNGGRRTDGKSYQH; from the coding sequence GTGACCCAGCACGACCCCGAGTCCGCCGACGGGCGGATCAAGAAGCCACGGCACAAGAAATACCAGAACCAGTCGTACGGCGAACGCCTCGCGGCGGACGCGTCCTATGCCGCACCTCGCACGGAGAGCGCCCCCGTCAAGGGATACCGCTCTGAGCAGCCCCGCACCGACCGCGGCCAGCGCTCGACCGATCGCAACCGCGACGACCGGTCGTACAACCGCGACGACCGGTCCGGCGCGCGCAACAGCCGCGACGACCGCCCGGCGGTCCGCCGCGACGACCGCGCCCAGGACAGCCGCCCGCGCTACAACCGCGACGACCGTCCGCAGTACAACCGCGACGACCGTTCGTCGTCCAACCGGGGCGAGCGTCCGTCGTACAACAACCGCGACGAGCGTCCGTCGTACAACCGCGACGATCGCTCGCAGGGCAACCGCGACGAGCGTCCGCGCTTCAACGACCGTCCGTCGTCCAACCGCGACGAGCGGCCGCAGTACAACCGCGACGACCATGCCTCGTCCAACCGGGGCGAGCGTCCGTCGTACAACCGCGACAACCGCTCGCAGGGCAACCGCGACGAGCGGCCGCAGTACAACCGCGACGACCGTTCCTCGTCCAACCGGGGTGACCGTCCGTCGTACAACCGCGACGATCGCTCGCAGGGCAACCGCGACGAGCGTCCGCGCTTCAACCGCGATGACCGGCCGTCGTACAACCGCGACGAGCGGCCGTCGTACAACCGGGACGACCGTTCGTCGTACCGGCGGGACGACCGTTCGCAGGGTGAGCGGACCGAGCGTCCGCAGTACAACCGGGACGAGCGGCCGCGGTTCAACCGCGACGAGCGTCCGCAGTACAACAATGACCGTCCGCGCTTCGAGCGGGACGACAAGAGCTATCGGAGGGATGAACGGGTGAACAACCGGGACGACCGGCGGAGTGAGCGGGCAGAGCAGCCGGTGGATCTCGGTACTGTTGCTGAAGACAACCAGTTCGCCGCGCTCGGCCTCGCGCCGCGGCTCGTGCAGCGGCTGGCCCGGGACGGGATCACCACACCGTTCCCGATCCAAGCCGCGACCATCCCGGACGCGCTGTCCGGCAAGGACGTGCTCGGCCGCGGTCAGACCGGCTCCGGCAAGACGCTCGGCTTCGGTCTCCCGACGCTGATGCGGCTGTCCGGCGGCCACACCGAGTCGCGCCGCCCGCGCGGCATGATCCTGGTGCCGACCCGTGAGCTCGCGATGCAGGTGCACGACGCGCTCGAGCCGCTCGCGCACGTGATGAACGTGTCGCTGAAGCTGATCGCCGGCGGTCTCCCGTACCCGAAGCAGATCGACGCGCTCCGTCGTGGTGTCGACCTGCTGATCGCCACCCCGGGCCGGCTGATCGACCTGTGCGAGCAGGGCGCGGCCGACCTCGGCGCCGTGGAGGTCGCGGTACTGGACGAGGCCGACCACATGTGCGACATGGGCTTCATGCCGGCCGTCACCACGCTGCTCGACATGACGCCGGCGGAGGGTCAGCGCCTGCTGTTCTCGGCGACGCTGGACAACGACGTCGACAAGATCGTGCGTACCTACCTGAAGGATCCGGTGCAGCACTCGACCGAGTCGGGTCAGGCCTCGGTCAGCACGATGGAGCACCACCTGCTCGTGATCGAGCCGGCCCACAAGCAGTCGCTGACTGCCGAGCTGGCCAGCCGGGACGGCCGGACCATCGTGTTCGTCCGGACCAAGCTGGGCGCCGACCGCATCGCGACGCAGCTGCGCGACCGCGGCGTGATGGCGGCGGCTCTGCACGGCGGCCTCACCCAGGGCATGCGGAACCGGACGCTGGACCAGTTCAAGGACGGTTCGGTTCCGGTGCTCGTGGCAACGGATGTCGCGGCCCGCGGCATTCACGTCGACGACGTCGGCCTGGTCGTCCAGGCTGACCCGCCGGCCGAGCACAAGGACTACCTGCACCGCGCCGGTCGTACGGCGCGTGCCGGTGGCAAGGGTGCGGTCGTCACCCTGCTTCTGCCGCACCAGCGCCGCGGGATGATCCGGATGGCCGAGTCTGCCGGCGTCAAGGCCGACCCGGTTCGGGCTCGTCCGGGCGACGAGCTCGTCACCGAGCTGACCGGCGGCAGCAAGCCGTCCGGCTACCCGGTGAAGCTTCCGGCCCCGAAGCCGCAGCGCTTCAACAAGGGCGGCGGTGGCAAGCGCTACGGCAGCACCCGTCCGGGTCGCGGCCACGACAGCCGGGGCAGCAACGGCCCGCGTCGCGGTGGCAACGGCGGCCGTCGTACCGACGGAAAGTCCTACCAGCACTAA
- the soxR gene encoding redox-sensitive transcriptional activator SoxR gives MGEENVPSKEHWLSIGEIAHRSGVAASALRFYEDQGLIASRRTAGNQRQYQRSTLRRVAFVQAAQRVGLALAEIKQALDSLPEDRTPTRADWSKLSKTWRSRLDERISELERLRDDLDSCIGCGCLSLQRCNLYNKEDRLSTRGPGARLLNVGIPGEA, from the coding sequence ATGGGTGAGGAGAACGTCCCCAGCAAGGAGCACTGGCTCTCGATCGGGGAGATCGCGCATCGGTCCGGGGTGGCGGCATCGGCGTTGCGCTTCTACGAGGATCAGGGCCTGATCGCGTCCCGGCGTACGGCCGGTAACCAGCGGCAGTACCAGCGCAGCACGCTACGGCGGGTCGCGTTCGTGCAGGCGGCGCAGCGGGTCGGTCTCGCGCTCGCGGAGATCAAGCAGGCGCTGGACTCGCTCCCCGAGGACCGTACGCCGACGCGCGCCGACTGGAGCAAGCTGTCGAAGACCTGGCGCAGCCGGCTCGACGAACGCATCTCCGAGCTCGAGCGCCTCCGCGACGACCTCGACTCCTGCATCGGCTGCGGCTGCCTCAGCCTCCAGCGCTGCAACCTCTACAACAAGGAGGACCGGCTCTCCACCCGAGGCCCCGGCGCCCGCCTCCTCAACGTAGGGATCCCCGGCGAGGCCTAG